DNA sequence from the Planctomycetota bacterium genome:
CCGGTCGATTTGATCACGATCGACGCGAGTTGGACCCGGCAGCGGCTGATCCTTGCAACCGCCGCCCGCAACCTCACGGCAAGCGGCCAAGTCGTGACCCTCGTGAAACCGCACTACGAGGCCGACAAGTCGCTGCTCTTCAAGGGGCGGCTGCCCGAAGCCCACCTGGACCAAGTTCTGACGGCGGTCCGCGAAGACGTGGCAGGGGCGGGGTTTACGATCATCGGCGAAACGCCTTCACCGATCACCGGCGGCTCGGGCGGCAATGTCGAGCATTTCCTTGCATGTCGATTGACCTGAATCCGCGCCGAAACAAGCGTGCGTCAAACATGGACGGGATTACACTTGTCGTTCCGCTCATGTGGTTTGGCGCGTCTGCAACTGTCCGGGCGGCGCGTGAAAACGATTTGACTGTGCCGGGTTTGTTTCGTTGATTGTGATTTGAACCGATGTGATCGCAGGAGCCGGTGCAACGCCGGACCGCAAACGATCTCGACGGGAGTATGCCAGGTCGGGGTGTAGATGCTTGAGAAAACAGGACTGAACCATGTCGAACTTCGCACTGATTGAGAACCTGGAAGGCCGCCGGATGCTTCATGGCGGACTCGGTGACGGCGATTTTGTCTCGATGGTGCCGCCGGCCGGACCGAAGATGGAAGCCGAAGCGGTACTCGCTTACAACGGGCTCGACCCGGTGATTGTGGCGATGTTCTCGGACCCTGACTCCATTGAGCCCGAAGAGTGGCGGACACTCGAGAAGGTCTATGTCGTTCCCGAGTCGGTTCGCGGCGCTCAGCCGACTGAGAACCCGGGCGAGCCGATGGATGTCGTACCGGCCGATCAGTTCCAAGTCATCACGACCGGCAATGGCGGCTACTTCTCCGAAAACTACGACCATCTGAACGTCGGAGCGTTGATGATCTTTGGAGTGGGTCACGCCGAGACCCCGGAGGAAATCGACTACGAAGATTTACGTGACCGGCTCCAGATTGCCGTCGATGAAGGCCGAACGCCCGTGTTCGACGTCGAACACCTGAAAGTTGATATTGACCGCCACAGTACCGACGAAGTGGACCGCTCGATGCTCGTCTATCAGGCCGTCATCGACTTTGCCCGGGCCGAGTTCCCCGAAGTGCAGATCGGCTTTTACGGTACATTCCCGATCCGTGACTATTGGACACCGATCTACTACCGCCGGGCACTCGAATCGGTCGCCGAGGGACGCGATGACTTCTGGGCCGCCAACATCCAGCGCTACACCGATCGATACATGGACTGGCAGGCGTCGAATGACTACCTCGCTCCCCTCGCACGCCAAGTCGATGTGATCTACCCGTCGCTTTACACCTTCAGCGACGATCCGCAGGAATGGCAGTGGTACGCGGAAGAGTCGATCAAGCAGGCCGAACGGTTTGGCAAGCCCGTCATCCCGTTCCTTTGGAATCGATACCACCAGTCCAATCAAGACCTGAAATGGCAGACGATCGACGGTGACTTCTGGCGCCTGCAGCTGGATACGGTCCGAGCCAATGCCGCCGGTGTCGCGATTTGGGACTTCAGCGCCGCCACCAGCGTCGACCTCGACGTCGCCGCGGACTACTCCACCAACAACGCCTGGTACAACCAGACCGTCGACTTCTTCGAGGACATCTTCGAAGAAGCCAACCCCGACGACGAGTAACCACCTACGCCATGGCCGGCGTGGGCTCGAGTTGAGCCTCAAGCAGCCCGACGAGGTGCTCGGCAATGGCAAGGCTTGCGGTCGCGGCCGGACTTGGTGCGTTGAGCACGTTGATGATCCGATCGCCCTGCTGCACGGAGAAGTCGTCGACCAGCTTGCCATCGGGCGCGAGTGCCTGGGCCCGGACTCCGGCGGGGGCGGCGACGAGGTCTTCCTTCTTGATCGCCGGCAGCAGGTGTTGCAGGGCTTTGACGAAGGCGTTCTTGCTGGCACTGCGCCACATCTCGCCCATGCCGGTCTGCCAGAACTTCGACGCCATCTTCCAAAACGCGGGGTACGTTAGCGTTTCGGCGAGGTCGCGCGGGCTCAAGCTGGTGCGGTGGTAGCCCTCGCGCTTGAACGCCAGCACCGCGTTGGGGCCGCACTCGATCTGGGGGCCGTGCTCGTCGGTGTGGATCATCCGCGTGAAATGCACGCCAAGGAACGGGAAGTTCGGGTCAGGCGTCGGGTAGATCAGGTTCTTCACCAGCTTCCGCGCGTGCGGCTTGAGTTCGTAGTACTCCCCGCGGAACGGCACGATCTTCACCGGCGGCTTGTGACCGGTGAGCTTGCACACCCGGTCGCTGTGTAGCCCGCCGCAGTTGATCAGGTACTTCGCCTGCACGCCGCCGGCCGACTCGGTTTCGATCCGCAGGCCGAAGTCTCGCCGCATGACATCGACCACCTCGGCGTTGAGCAGCACGGTGCCGTTGCCGGCCTCGACCAGCTCGCCGAACTTCATGCACACTTCGGAGTAGTCGACGATGCCCGACTCGGGGACGTGGATCGCCTTGATCCCCGCGGCCTCGGGTTCGAGTTCCTTGAGGCGCTCCTTCTCGATCATCTCGCAGTTGACGCCGTTCTCTTGGCCGCGGTCGTAGATCGTCTGCAAGGGGCCGAGGTCGGACTCCTCGACGGCGACGATGACCTTGCCGCAGAGTTCGAAGCCGATGCCATGATCGGCACAAAACTGCTCCATGAGCTTCTTGCCATGGCGGCAGTTGGTCGCCTTGAGCGAGCCGGGCTTGTAGTAGATGCCGCTGTGGAGCACGCCGGAGTTGTGGCCGGTCTGGTGCTTGGCGAGGGTCGCTTCCTTTTCGAGCACGGTGACGTGCAGTTCGGGATGCTTCTGGCTCAGCGTGTACGCCGTGGCCAGCCCGACGATCCCACCCCCGACGATGGCGACATCCGTTTTATGCATGAAAGTGATCATATACGACAAATCGCCCCTGGCGAGATCGACTCGTTAGAATGCCGTCATGACCATCAAAGTCGTTTTCGTGAAATCCGAGGAAGGGTATGCGGTGTTCGTCCCGTCCATGCCCGGATGCGTGACGCAAGGCGAAACGATGGCGGAGGCCAAGAAGAACCTGCTCGACGCGATCAAGTCACTTGCCGAGGTGCGCGAAGAAGATTTGCTTGCTGAGTTCGCCGACAATGAAGAGGTGAGCGTGGAAACAGTCGAGTACGAACTGAGCGAACTGATCCATGCCTGAGACGGACCATGCCGAAGCTCCCGGGCATCAACTACCGTCGTGCGGTCAAAGCCTTTGAGAAAGCCGGTTTCGAGATTGTCCGCCAGAGCGGCCACCTCATCATGAGCAAAGCCGATATCCGAATCGAAATCCCGCGTCACAATCCGATCAACGCCTACACCATGGCCGCGATCGTGAAGCAGGCGGGTCTGACGATCGATCAGTTTCGTCGACTGCTTTGACACCCCCGCCGCCCCGCCGCTAGGTTCGCCCTCGCTTGGCCAGCCCGCTGACTTATCTCGCCACGCCGTTGCGGCAGATCGCGACCGAAACGCGCACCTACTCGGGCGGCAAGTTTCGCCGGGACGTTGTTGCCGGTGCGACCGTCGCCGCGGTCGCGGTGCCGCAGTCCATGGCGTACGCGCTCATCGCCGGCGTGCCGGTGCAATACGGGATTTACACCGTCGTCTTCCAGTGCCTGATCGGCTCGCTGCTCAACAGTCAGAAGCTGCTCTCGGTCGGGCCGATCAACTCGCAGTCGCTGCTTGTGGCGTCCATCGCGACCCGGGCGATCGGCGGCGAGGGGGCCGACTACCTCGCGTTCGTGTTTGCACTGACGCTGATCAAGGGGCTGATCCAGATGGGCCTCGCGTCGGTCGGCGTCGGTAACTTGGTGCGCTACGTCAGCCGCAGCGTGATCGTCGGCTTCACCGCTGGGGCCGCGGTGCTGATCGCCGCGGGGCAGGTCGACGCCTTCCTCGGCTTCAAGAAAGCCCCGCTTGTCATCGGCGAGACGCCCTACTTGCTCACGTTCGGCATCCAGGAAACGATCATGCGCACTGCCTCGGTCATTGGCGAAGCGAACTGGCGTGCGCTGGTGCTCGGGCTGGTCGCGCTGGCGATCGTCGTGCTCGGCAAGCGCATCAGCCGGTACTTCCCCGGGCCGCTCATCGCGATCCTCGTTGCCGGCGGATTGGTCTGGCTGCTCAACTGGATGTCGCCGCGACGCATCCCCGAGATCTCCGGCGGCTTCGACGTGCTGAGCGTGCCGACGTTCGACCAGGACATGCTCGGCACGCTCATGCTGGGTGGCTTCGCGCTGGCCCTGCTCGGCCTCATGGAGGCGTACGCCATCGGCAAGGCCATCGCCCTGCAGACCGGCGACAAGATCGACGCGAACCAGGAGCTCTTCAGCCAGGGCTTGACCAACGCGATCACCAGCTTCCTCAGCTGCATCCCCGGCAGCGGCAGTTTTTCGCGCTCGGCACTCAACCATCAGGCCGGCGCGGCCACGGCGTTCAGCGGGATCTACAACGCCATCTTCGTCGCGGTCGTCTTCCTGCTGCTAGCGCCGCTGGCGGAGTTCGTGCCGATGAGCTCGATCTCGGCGATCCTGTTCGTCGTGGCGTGGGGACTGATCGACTGGCGCTACTTCAAGCGTTCCCTCGCGGCCAACCCCGACGACGCGATCGTCTGCCTTGCCACGTTCGGTGCGACGCTGTTTTTGCCGCTGAAGTACGCGGTGTTCATCGGGATCGGGCTCAACATCATGCTGCAGCTGCGCGTGTCGGCGAAGCTGTTCGTAAGTCGGCTCGTGCCGACCGCCGACGGCCGGTTTCGTGAGGCGGATGTCGGCGAGCCGATGGGCGAGGTGCCGATCCTCCAACTCGAGGGCGACCTGTTCTTCGCGACTGCCGACGCGTTGGAGCGCGAACTCGAGCGGCTTCGCGCCACCGACGCGAAATCCGTCATCCTGCGCCTGCGCCGCGTGCATCACATCGACGTCACGGCATTGCACACGCTGGAGCGGTTCATCGTGCTGATGCAGACCGAGGGCCGCGAGGTCTTCCTCTGCGGCGTCAACCAGCGTGTCCGGCGTGGGCTCGAACAAATCGGCCTTACCAATCGCCTGGACGAGAACCACGTTTTGGCGGCCCGGGACGATTTGATGGAGGGACTGCGGATCGCGCTGAGGCAGGCGGTGGGCGGTACCATGGCAGGCGAGTCATGAAGTTGCCGATCACCGACACGCCGCCGGCCCTGCGCCCCGCTCCGCTGCAGACGTTGCACACCGCGACCCGGCCGTTCCACGTCATGACCAAGCCGATCGGCCCGATCTGCAATCTCGATTGCAAGTACTGTTTCTACCTCGAAAAGGAAGCGCTCTACGACGGTGAGCGCAAGTGGGCGATGCCCGACGACGTGCTGGAGAAGTACATCGCTCAGTACATTCACACGCAGCCGGGCCGGCAGGTGAGCTTCGCGTGGCAAGGCGGCGAGCCGACGCTGCTGGGCGTGCGGTTCTTCCGCAAGGTCGTCGAGCTTCAGAAGAAGTACGCCGACGGCAAGGAGATCACCAACGCCTTCCAAACCAACGGCACGCTCCTCGACGACGAATGGGGTGAGTTTCTCGCGGAGAACAAATTTCTCGTCGGCCTGAGCATCGACGGGCCGGAGGAACTGCATGACGCCTACCGCGTCGACAAGCAGCAGAAGCCGACGTTTCCCGAGGTGTACCGCGGACTGACTTTGCTCAAGAAGCACGGCGTCGAGTTCAACACGCTCACCACTGTGCATGCGGCGAACGTACACAAGCCGCTGGACATCTACCGCTTCCTCCGCGAGCACGGCAGCGGGTTCATGCAGTTCATCCCGATCGTCGAACGCAACATCACCGAGTCCGGCCCGTTCCAGATCCTCAACCTCGACCTGCAAGGCCCGCCCGACCCCGAGACCGGTGAACGCCACTTCGCACCGGTCACCGAATGGAGCGTGAACTCGAAGGCCTACGGCGAGTTCCACATCGCGATCTTCAACGAGTGGGTCAAGCGTGACATCGGCAAGACGTTCGTGCAGATGATCGACGTCGCGCTGGGCAACTGGGTCAAGCAGTACACCGGCCAGGGCGGCGGATCGCTCTGCGTGTTCAGCCCGACCTGCGGCGACGCGATGGCCATCGAACA
Encoded proteins:
- a CDS encoding SAM-dependent methyltransferase produces the protein MSRRKPDKGGFVSRGGRKLDHALDAFGIDIAGLTCADFGCSTGGFTDCLLQRGAARVFAVDTGYGVLDWKLRNDERVTVMERTNALHVELPEPVDLITIDASWTRQRLILATAARNLTASGQVVTLVKPHYEADKSLLFKGRLPEAHLDQVLTAVREDVAGAGFTIIGETPSPITGGSGGNVEHFLACRLT
- the lhgO gene encoding L-2-hydroxyglutarate oxidase, whose translation is MITFMHKTDVAIVGGGIVGLATAYTLSQKHPELHVTVLEKEATLAKHQTGHNSGVLHSGIYYKPGSLKATNCRHGKKLMEQFCADHGIGFELCGKVIVAVEESDLGPLQTIYDRGQENGVNCEMIEKERLKELEPEAAGIKAIHVPESGIVDYSEVCMKFGELVEAGNGTVLLNAEVVDVMRRDFGLRIETESAGGVQAKYLINCGGLHSDRVCKLTGHKPPVKIVPFRGEYYELKPHARKLVKNLIYPTPDPNFPFLGVHFTRMIHTDEHGPQIECGPNAVLAFKREGYHRTSLSPRDLAETLTYPAFWKMASKFWQTGMGEMWRSASKNAFVKALQHLLPAIKKEDLVAAPAGVRAQALAPDGKLVDDFSVQQGDRIINVLNAPSPAATASLAIAEHLVGLLEAQLEPTPAMA
- a CDS encoding type II toxin-antitoxin system HicB family antitoxin, encoding MTIKVVFVKSEEGYAVFVPSMPGCVTQGETMAEAKKNLLDAIKSLAEVREEDLLAEFADNEEVSVETVEYELSELIHA
- a CDS encoding type II toxin-antitoxin system HicA family toxin, with amino-acid sequence MPKLPGINYRRAVKAFEKAGFEIVRQSGHLIMSKADIRIEIPRHNPINAYTMAAIVKQAGLTIDQFRRLL
- a CDS encoding SulP family inorganic anion transporter — translated: MASPLTYLATPLRQIATETRTYSGGKFRRDVVAGATVAAVAVPQSMAYALIAGVPVQYGIYTVVFQCLIGSLLNSQKLLSVGPINSQSLLVASIATRAIGGEGADYLAFVFALTLIKGLIQMGLASVGVGNLVRYVSRSVIVGFTAGAAVLIAAGQVDAFLGFKKAPLVIGETPYLLTFGIQETIMRTASVIGEANWRALVLGLVALAIVVLGKRISRYFPGPLIAILVAGGLVWLLNWMSPRRIPEISGGFDVLSVPTFDQDMLGTLMLGGFALALLGLMEAYAIGKAIALQTGDKIDANQELFSQGLTNAITSFLSCIPGSGSFSRSALNHQAGAATAFSGIYNAIFVAVVFLLLAPLAEFVPMSSISAILFVVAWGLIDWRYFKRSLAANPDDAIVCLATFGATLFLPLKYAVFIGIGLNIMLQLRVSAKLFVSRLVPTADGRFREADVGEPMGEVPILQLEGDLFFATADALERELERLRATDAKSVILRLRRVHHIDVTALHTLERFIVLMQTEGREVFLCGVNQRVRRGLEQIGLTNRLDENHVLAARDDLMEGLRIALRQAVGGTMAGES
- a CDS encoding anaerobic sulfatase-maturation protein, yielding MKLPITDTPPALRPAPLQTLHTATRPFHVMTKPIGPICNLDCKYCFYLEKEALYDGERKWAMPDDVLEKYIAQYIHTQPGRQVSFAWQGGEPTLLGVRFFRKVVELQKKYADGKEITNAFQTNGTLLDDEWGEFLAENKFLVGLSIDGPEELHDAYRVDKQQKPTFPEVYRGLTLLKKHGVEFNTLTTVHAANVHKPLDIYRFLREHGSGFMQFIPIVERNITESGPFQILNLDLQGPPDPETGERHFAPVTEWSVNSKAYGEFHIAIFNEWVKRDIGKTFVQMIDVALGNWVKQYTGQGGGSLCVFSPTCGDAMAIEHNGDVYSCDHYVYPKYRLGNIMNAPLGEMVTSDQQRAFGQAKLDSLPQYCRECEVRFACHGECPKHRFVKTPTGEDGLNYLCQAYRPYFNHIDPYMRAMVQLLNQRQPPAAVMELIKDGRLPDPTRKPAKKKSKARR